Proteins encoded together in one Pseudomonas arsenicoxydans window:
- the lptA gene encoding lipopolysaccharide transport periplasmic protein LptA, protein MRLVKTLPILLSLGAALGSVSAWALPNDQEQPIRIQADDAQLDDKNGVATYKGDVIITQGSMIVKGNTVTITRTPTGDIDVVTSVGNLAYFEQLQTAGDTKPVQGWGVTIQYHAAQNRIVLIDKAKVIDKDNNTTQGEKIVYDTVKKLASAGRATGNKVTEARPRIDMVIQPKPKTDAKKAP, encoded by the coding sequence ATGAGGCTCGTTAAAACTCTCCCTATTTTGCTCAGTCTGGGCGCAGCACTGGGAAGCGTGAGCGCCTGGGCTCTGCCGAACGATCAAGAGCAGCCTATCCGCATTCAGGCCGACGATGCCCAACTGGACGACAAGAATGGCGTTGCCACCTATAAAGGTGACGTGATCATCACCCAAGGCTCGATGATCGTTAAAGGCAACACCGTGACCATCACCCGCACGCCGACCGGCGACATTGACGTGGTGACCTCGGTGGGCAACCTCGCCTACTTCGAACAATTGCAGACCGCCGGCGACACCAAGCCTGTTCAGGGCTGGGGCGTCACGATCCAGTACCATGCCGCGCAAAACCGCATCGTGTTGATCGACAAGGCAAAAGTCATCGACAAGGACAACAACACCACCCAAGGCGAGAAAATCGTCTACGACACCGTCAAGAAGCTTGCGAGCGCTGGTCGCGCCACAGGCAACAAAGTCACCGAAGCGCGTCCACGCATCGACATGGTGATCCAGCCCAAGCCGAAAACCGACGCGAAAAAGGCTCCATAA
- the lptB gene encoding LPS export ABC transporter ATP-binding protein: MATLKAQHLAKSYKSRQVVRDVSLSIDSGQIVGLLGPNGAGKTTCFYMIVGLVQADQGRVLIDDLDVSHQPMHGRAKAGIGYLPQEASIFRKLSVADNIMAILETRKELDKDGRRKELESLLQEFHISHIRDNLGMSLSGGERRRVEIARALATNPKFILLDEPFAGVDPISVGDIKQIIYHLKAKGIGVLITDHNVRETLDICETAYIVNDGQLIAEGDSATILANDLVKEVYLGHEFRL, translated from the coding sequence ATGGCAACTCTGAAAGCTCAGCATCTGGCCAAGAGCTACAAGAGCCGCCAGGTCGTGCGTGATGTCAGCCTGTCGATCGACAGCGGTCAGATCGTCGGCCTGCTGGGTCCTAACGGCGCCGGCAAGACCACCTGCTTCTATATGATTGTCGGCCTGGTGCAGGCCGACCAGGGTCGCGTACTGATCGATGACCTGGACGTAAGCCACCAGCCAATGCACGGTCGTGCAAAAGCCGGTATCGGCTATCTTCCGCAAGAAGCGTCGATTTTTCGCAAACTCTCGGTGGCCGACAACATCATGGCCATCCTCGAGACCCGCAAGGAGCTCGACAAGGACGGTCGTCGCAAGGAACTGGAAAGCCTGCTACAGGAATTCCATATCAGCCACATCCGTGACAACCTCGGCATGAGCCTCTCCGGTGGTGAGCGCCGCCGCGTGGAAATCGCACGCGCCCTGGCCACCAACCCGAAATTCATCCTGCTCGACGAACCGTTCGCCGGCGTGGACCCGATTTCGGTAGGCGACATCAAACAGATCATCTACCACCTCAAGGCCAAAGGCATTGGCGTGCTGATCACCGACCACAACGTCCGTGAAACCCTGGATATCTGCGAAACCGCCTACATCGTCAACGATGGACAGCTCATTGCCGAAGGCGACTCCGCCACCATCCTGGCCAATGACCTGGTGAAAGAAGTCTATCTGGGCCATGAGTTCCGCCTGTAA